The proteins below come from a single Gordonia pseudamarae genomic window:
- a CDS encoding AMP-binding protein: MVSLGDLRESVSDVVGLVRVLRDHGLVELSRPQHVVLAAKRGERLGPIAALTVNGGEKFADDPCVTDEHGTITYGDLDRQSNALANTLLGMGLARGSVIAVIARDHRGLLITMAAAGKAGLRLVMMNTGFGITQFAEVAEREKVGAILYDEEFGELAAALPTHLPRILTWLDGQAPQGIPTLDEIAETGDPTAPAEPDSAAGMVILTSGTTGLPKGARRGAMSPFASVLLLDRIPFPRKGTSMIASPLFHATGFATCGVNLALGNRIVLRRRFDAEQTVAALSAERVEMLVAVPTMLHRMVALGPDVLGKYDLSALKVIVIAGSALSPALSEAIQDTFGDVLYNLYGSTEVAIASIAQPAELRAAPGTVGRAPISSRLRLYDADDKRITATNVRGRLFVKNGVPFEGYTDGRNKAIIDGYMSTGDMGRFDTDGLLFIEGRDDDMIVSGGENVYPLEVENLLAEHPAVDDVAVIGVPDDEFGTRLRAFVVRADHAEPTPEDIKAHVKTHLARYKVPRDVVFVDDLPRNPTGKLVRRQLPTGPL; encoded by the coding sequence ATGGTTTCGTTGGGCGATCTTCGTGAATCGGTGAGCGATGTCGTCGGCCTGGTGCGGGTACTCCGCGACCACGGGCTCGTCGAACTGAGCAGGCCGCAGCACGTGGTGCTGGCGGCCAAACGCGGTGAGCGGCTCGGGCCGATCGCCGCGCTCACCGTCAACGGCGGCGAGAAGTTCGCCGACGACCCGTGCGTCACCGACGAACACGGCACCATCACCTACGGCGATCTCGACCGGCAATCGAATGCCCTGGCAAACACCTTGCTGGGCATGGGCCTCGCGCGTGGCTCGGTGATCGCGGTGATCGCCCGTGACCACCGTGGTCTGCTCATCACCATGGCGGCGGCCGGCAAGGCCGGGTTGCGGCTGGTGATGATGAACACCGGCTTCGGCATCACCCAGTTCGCCGAGGTCGCCGAGCGTGAAAAGGTCGGCGCCATCCTGTACGACGAGGAGTTCGGCGAACTGGCCGCCGCGCTGCCCACGCATCTGCCGCGCATCCTCACCTGGCTGGACGGTCAGGCGCCGCAGGGGATCCCCACCCTGGATGAGATCGCGGAGACCGGCGACCCCACCGCACCGGCCGAGCCGGATTCGGCGGCTGGGATGGTGATCCTCACCAGCGGCACCACCGGCCTGCCCAAAGGGGCCCGCCGCGGGGCGATGTCGCCGTTCGCCAGCGTGCTCCTGCTCGATCGGATCCCGTTCCCGCGCAAGGGAACCTCGATGATCGCCTCCCCGCTGTTCCACGCCACCGGATTTGCCACGTGCGGGGTCAACCTGGCACTCGGCAACCGGATCGTGCTGCGCCGCCGATTCGACGCCGAGCAGACTGTCGCCGCGCTGTCGGCGGAACGGGTCGAGATGCTGGTGGCGGTGCCGACGATGCTTCACCGCATGGTGGCGCTCGGTCCCGACGTGCTCGGAAAGTACGACCTGTCGGCACTCAAGGTGATCGTCATCGCCGGGTCCGCGCTGTCGCCCGCGCTGTCGGAGGCCATCCAGGACACCTTCGGGGACGTGCTGTACAACCTGTACGGCTCCACCGAGGTCGCGATCGCGTCCATCGCTCAGCCGGCAGAGTTGCGCGCGGCACCCGGAACCGTCGGCCGTGCACCGATCTCCAGTCGACTTCGGCTCTATGACGCCGACGACAAGCGGATCACGGCGACCAACGTGCGGGGACGGTTGTTCGTCAAGAACGGCGTTCCGTTCGAGGGCTACACCGACGGCCGTAACAAAGCGATCATCGACGGCTACATGTCGACCGGCGACATGGGGCGCTTCGACACCGACGGGCTGCTGTTCATCGAGGGCCGCGACGACGACATGATCGTCTCCGGCGGCGAGAACGTGTACCCACTCGAAGTGGAGAACCTGCTCGCCGAACACCCGGCGGTCGACGACGTCGCCGTCATCGGGGTACCCGACGACGAGTTCGGAACCCGACTACGCGCCTTCGTCGTTCGTGCCGATCACGCAGAACCCACCCCCGAGGACATCAAGGCGCACGTCAAGACGCACCTGGCCCGCTACAAGGTTCCCCGCGACGTGGTGTTCGTCGACGATCTGCCACGCAACCCCACGGGCAAACTGGTGCGCCGACAGCTGCCCACCGGGCCACTGTAG
- a CDS encoding glucose 1-dehydrogenase produces MGRVDNKVAIITGGARGMGAAHARALVAEGGTVVIGDILDDEGKALADEIGASARYVHLDVTSVEDWEAAVATAIDEFGTVNVLVNNAGIVNGAAIQNFKVEKWRQIIDVNLTGTFLGIRSVAQPMIDAGGGSIINVSSVEGLRGSPWAHGYVASKWGVRGLAKSAALELAPHNVRVNSIHPGLIKTPMTEGIPEGMVKVPMGRSAEADEVSTFVVFLASDESSYATGSEFVMDGGLSADVPHA; encoded by the coding sequence ATGGGACGAGTAGACAACAAAGTTGCGATCATCACCGGCGGTGCGCGAGGGATGGGAGCGGCGCACGCACGCGCACTCGTCGCCGAAGGCGGCACAGTGGTGATCGGGGACATCCTCGACGATGAGGGCAAGGCGCTCGCCGACGAGATCGGCGCCTCGGCGAGGTATGTGCACCTCGACGTGACCTCGGTGGAGGACTGGGAAGCCGCCGTGGCCACCGCCATCGACGAGTTCGGCACCGTCAACGTGTTGGTGAACAACGCGGGCATCGTCAACGGCGCCGCCATTCAGAACTTCAAGGTGGAGAAATGGCGGCAGATCATCGACGTCAATCTCACCGGAACCTTTCTCGGCATCCGTAGCGTCGCGCAGCCGATGATCGACGCCGGTGGCGGCTCCATCATCAACGTCTCGTCGGTGGAGGGGCTGCGCGGCAGCCCGTGGGCGCACGGCTACGTGGCCTCCAAATGGGGTGTGCGCGGCCTGGCCAAGTCGGCGGCCCTCGAACTCGCGCCGCACAACGTGCGCGTCAACTCCATCCACCCCGGCCTGATCAAGACGCCGATGACCGAAGGGATTCCGGAGGGGATGGTCAAGGTGCCGATGGGGCGCTCGGCCGAAGCCGACGAGGTTTCCACGTTCGTGGTGTTCCTGGCCAGTGACGAGTCCTCGTACGCCACCGGCTCCGAGTTCGTGATGGACGGGGGGCTCTCGGCGGACGTGCCACACGCCTGA
- a CDS encoding NAD(P)H-dependent amine dehydrogenase family protein: MAIRVALVGTGNAGTLALRQLIDDPRFELVAVSVSTPEKVGKDAGELAGRDGTGITAATGLEHVVAARPDCVVYTAMGDTRPIEAFNDCRLFLDAGINVVGTAPGGLQYPWGVMPATAIDKIEGSAREGAASIFISGVDPGFANDLIPFAFAGTCQNVRQVRCMEIADYATYDGSTVMFDVMGFGAPMDQTPMLFLPGILGMAWGTTLAILAAGFGISIDEVREHHESEPAPETFDIAAGTIEKGTRAAVRFEIIGLVDGQPAIVIEHITRLRDDLRPDWARPAQDGGSYRVEIVGEPSYRVDICPTSSVGDHNHAAIVAGVGRVVNAIPAVVDAAPGLLTTLDLPLITGPGLTVADPAPRAAATI; the protein is encoded by the coding sequence ATGGCCATTCGCGTCGCGCTCGTCGGCACCGGAAACGCGGGCACGCTCGCCCTGCGTCAGCTCATCGACGACCCCAGATTCGAGTTGGTCGCGGTGAGCGTGTCCACCCCGGAGAAGGTCGGCAAGGACGCGGGTGAGCTGGCCGGCCGCGACGGCACCGGCATCACCGCCGCCACCGGACTCGAGCACGTCGTCGCCGCCCGGCCCGACTGCGTCGTCTACACCGCGATGGGCGACACCCGCCCCATCGAGGCATTCAACGACTGCCGCCTGTTCCTCGACGCCGGGATCAACGTCGTCGGCACCGCACCGGGCGGCCTGCAGTACCCGTGGGGTGTGATGCCGGCCACGGCGATCGACAAGATCGAGGGATCCGCGCGCGAGGGCGCGGCGTCGATCTTCATCTCCGGCGTCGACCCGGGCTTCGCCAACGACCTGATCCCGTTCGCGTTCGCCGGCACCTGCCAGAACGTGCGGCAGGTGCGGTGCATGGAGATCGCCGACTACGCCACCTACGACGGCTCCACCGTGATGTTCGACGTGATGGGCTTCGGCGCGCCGATGGACCAGACCCCGATGCTGTTCCTGCCCGGCATCCTCGGCATGGCCTGGGGCACCACACTGGCGATCCTGGCCGCCGGTTTCGGCATCTCCATCGACGAGGTGCGTGAGCATCACGAGAGCGAGCCCGCCCCGGAGACCTTCGATATCGCCGCGGGGACCATCGAGAAGGGCACCCGCGCCGCCGTCCGGTTCGAGATCATCGGCCTGGTGGACGGGCAGCCGGCGATCGTGATCGAGCACATCACCCGCCTGCGCGACGATCTGCGGCCGGACTGGGCGCGGCCGGCGCAGGACGGCGGATCGTATCGGGTCGAGATCGTGGGCGAACCGTCCTACCGGGTCGACATCTGCCCCACCAGCAGCGTGGGCGATCACAACCACGCGGCGATCGTCGCCGGTGTCGGCCGCGTCGTCAACGCCATCCCCGCGGTCGTCGACGCCGCACCCGGCCTGCTCACCACGCTCGACCTGCCACTGATCACCGGGCCCGGGCTGACCGTGGCGGACCCCGCACCACGGGCGGCGGCCACCATCTAG
- a CDS encoding PaaI family thioesterase: MSTEERDRQQRGVYAEEDIPAGELARMAEVARELADDVRALVQATVLTDVADDRIARARELIGQATEILGEEHHERSFGTRFNSDGTHRSWGNALTGIRNPIAPPLRFECFPDKVTVDVDLGGAYEGPAGLVHGGIIAAVFDQALGHATESAKVPGMTGTLSIRYRQGTRLGKIHVEAWVDRVEGVKAFAKGELSTDDGLCAEAEGVFIMPKWARGEIQEKVLGRVGD; the protein is encoded by the coding sequence ATGAGCACCGAAGAGCGGGACAGGCAGCAGCGCGGCGTCTACGCCGAGGAGGACATCCCGGCCGGAGAACTCGCCCGGATGGCGGAGGTGGCCCGCGAACTGGCCGACGACGTGCGCGCACTCGTGCAGGCCACCGTGCTCACCGACGTCGCCGACGACCGCATCGCGCGCGCCCGCGAACTGATCGGCCAGGCCACCGAGATCCTCGGCGAGGAGCACCACGAACGGTCGTTCGGAACCCGATTCAACTCCGACGGCACCCATCGGTCCTGGGGGAACGCGCTCACGGGTATCCGCAACCCGATCGCACCGCCACTGCGGTTCGAGTGCTTCCCGGACAAGGTGACCGTCGACGTGGACCTCGGCGGCGCGTACGAGGGCCCGGCCGGTCTGGTGCACGGCGGCATCATCGCCGCCGTTTTCGACCAGGCACTCGGGCACGCCACCGAGAGCGCGAAGGTACCGGGAATGACCGGCACCCTGTCGATCCGCTACAGGCAGGGCACCAGGCTCGGCAAGATCCACGTGGAGGCCTGGGTGGACCGCGTCGAAGGCGTGAAGGCCTTCGCCAAAGGTGAACTGTCAACCGACGACGGGCTGTGCGCCGAGGCCGAGGGCGTGTTCATCATGCCGAAATGGGCGCGCGGAGAGATACAGGAGAAGGTCCTGGGCCGAGTCGGGGACTGA
- a CDS encoding crotonase/enoyl-CoA hydratase family protein, which translates to MSEHQWNAFTVTIADGVAEVTLIGPGKGNVMGPDFWNELPLVFAELDRDESVRAVVLAGAGKNFTYGLDLPGMAGDLGPVLAPDAKAAVRTRFHDLILRMQSGVNAVADCRKPVVAAVWGWCIGGGVDLITAADFRYAAADAKFSVREVKVAMVADMGTLARLPAIIGDGHFRELALTGRDIDAARAERIGLVNDVYDDADATLAAARAAAAEIAANPPLVVHGIKQVLDRSRRAAVDDSLRYVAAWNAAFLPSNDLSEAVTAVFEKRQPNFTGE; encoded by the coding sequence ATGAGCGAACATCAGTGGAACGCGTTCACCGTCACCATCGCCGATGGCGTCGCCGAGGTCACCTTGATCGGTCCGGGTAAGGGCAACGTGATGGGCCCCGACTTCTGGAACGAACTGCCTCTGGTGTTCGCCGAACTCGACCGTGACGAGTCGGTGCGCGCGGTGGTACTCGCCGGTGCGGGCAAGAACTTCACCTACGGTCTCGACCTGCCCGGGATGGCCGGTGATCTGGGCCCGGTTCTGGCACCCGACGCCAAGGCCGCCGTGCGCACCCGCTTCCACGACCTGATCCTGCGCATGCAATCGGGTGTGAACGCGGTCGCCGACTGCCGCAAACCGGTTGTCGCCGCCGTCTGGGGCTGGTGCATCGGCGGTGGCGTCGATCTGATCACCGCCGCCGACTTCCGCTACGCCGCCGCCGACGCCAAGTTCAGCGTCCGCGAGGTGAAGGTGGCGATGGTCGCCGACATGGGCACACTCGCCCGGCTGCCCGCGATCATCGGCGACGGCCATTTCCGTGAACTGGCCCTGACCGGCCGCGACATCGATGCCGCCCGAGCCGAACGTATCGGCCTGGTCAACGACGTGTACGACGACGCCGACGCGACCCTGGCCGCCGCACGGGCCGCCGCCGCGGAGATCGCGGCCAACCCACCGCTGGTGGTGCACGGCATCAAGCAGGTCCTCGATCGGTCGCGTCGGGCCGCCGTCGACGACAGCCTGCGGTACGTGGCCGCCTGGAACGCCGCGTTCCTGCCCTCCAATGACCTCTCCGAAGCGGTCACCGCCGTGTTCGAGAAGCGTCAGCCGAACTTCACCGGCGAGTAG
- a CDS encoding nitroreductase family deazaflavin-dependent oxidoreductase, with protein sequence MGVRKRLAVAIGSIEWMPRYLPLIVKCDSGIQKVTGDRYSLLDIADLPNITLDVPGRKSGIVRRTRLLCAPDGGDRLIAGSYFGADAMPQWVWNVRAAETVRVSHGGRQWECVPTELAGPERDAAWQVLRCVWPNFTLYEQRTDRQIPVFRLRER encoded by the coding sequence ATGGGAGTGCGCAAACGCCTGGCCGTGGCGATCGGGTCGATCGAATGGATGCCCCGCTACCTGCCGCTGATTGTCAAGTGCGACAGCGGTATCCAGAAGGTGACCGGTGACCGGTACAGTCTGCTCGACATCGCCGACCTGCCCAACATCACCCTCGACGTACCCGGCCGCAAGTCCGGCATTGTGCGGCGCACGCGGCTGCTGTGCGCCCCCGACGGCGGCGATCGGTTGATCGCCGGCTCGTACTTCGGTGCCGATGCGATGCCGCAGTGGGTATGGAACGTGCGGGCCGCCGAGACCGTCCGCGTGTCCCACGGCGGCAGGCAATGGGAGTGCGTGCCCACCGAACTCGCGGGGCCGGAACGTGATGCCGCATGGCAGGTGCTCCGCTGCGTGTGGCCGAACTTCACCCTGTACGAGCAGCGCACCGACCGGCAGATCCCGGTGTTCCGGCTCCGCGAACGCTGA
- the htpG gene encoding molecular chaperone HtpG, whose product MSAQPEVHEFQAESRQLLDLMVHSIYSNKDSFLRELISNASDALDKLRLESLQNKDLDVDASDLHIQLVPNSDERVLSVIDNGIGMNRDEVIGLIGTLARSGTAELRRKLAEAKDSAASEELIGQFGIGFYSTFMVADKVTLVTRKAGESTGTRWESTGDGTYTIADVDDAPQGTSVILTLKPVDTDDHLYDYADQHKLRALVKKYSDFISWPIRMDVEKTTTVPAEEEDTEPVTTTTVETETLNSRKALWAKSKDEVTEDEYKEFYRHVAHAWDDPLETITLKAEGTFEYQALLFIPTQAPFDLFMRERTAGVSLYVKRVFIMDDCDELMPEYLRFVKGVVDAADLSLNVSREILQQDRQIRAIRRRLTKKVISTVSDIAAARPDDYATFWQNFGRVFKEGLVNDLDNRDAILKASSFESTNSADGYTTLADYVGRMVSGQTSIYYMTGESRKQIENSPHLEAFRAKGIEVLLLSDPVDEMWSSSGVEFEGKSFVSIAKGAVDLDELDDADTSESEEEKAKDAAEYGDLLTWLGQSLSEDITEARISHRLTESAACLVGDTFSMSPQLEKLYRASGQDVPRSKRALEINPDHPLVKGLNDAFGKSSDKSELEPTAQLIYGMAVLAEGGDLADPAGFAKLLAATLTAAITT is encoded by the coding sequence GTGAGTGCGCAACCAGAGGTCCATGAGTTCCAGGCGGAATCGCGCCAGTTGCTCGACCTGATGGTCCATTCGATCTACTCCAACAAAGACAGCTTTCTGCGGGAACTGATCTCGAACGCATCCGACGCGCTCGACAAGCTGCGTCTGGAATCGTTGCAGAACAAGGATCTCGACGTCGACGCGAGCGACTTGCACATCCAGCTCGTGCCCAACAGCGACGAGCGTGTCCTGTCGGTGATCGACAACGGTATCGGCATGAACCGCGACGAGGTGATCGGCCTTATCGGTACCCTCGCCCGCTCCGGTACCGCCGAACTGCGCCGCAAACTCGCCGAGGCGAAGGATTCGGCGGCATCCGAAGAGCTGATCGGCCAGTTCGGCATCGGTTTCTATTCCACGTTCATGGTCGCCGACAAGGTCACCCTCGTGACCCGGAAGGCGGGCGAATCGACCGGTACCCGGTGGGAGTCGACCGGCGACGGCACCTACACCATCGCCGACGTCGACGACGCCCCGCAGGGCACCTCGGTGATCTTGACACTCAAGCCCGTCGACACCGACGATCACCTGTACGACTACGCCGACCAGCACAAGCTGCGTGCGCTGGTGAAGAAGTACTCCGACTTCATCTCCTGGCCGATCAGGATGGACGTGGAGAAGACCACCACCGTGCCCGCCGAGGAGGAGGACACCGAACCGGTCACCACCACGACCGTCGAGACCGAAACCCTCAACTCGCGAAAAGCGCTGTGGGCCAAGTCGAAGGACGAGGTGACCGAGGACGAGTACAAGGAGTTCTACCGGCACGTCGCGCACGCCTGGGACGATCCGCTCGAGACCATCACGCTCAAAGCCGAGGGCACCTTCGAATATCAGGCGCTGCTGTTCATCCCGACGCAGGCGCCGTTCGACCTGTTCATGCGGGAACGTACCGCCGGGGTGTCGTTGTACGTCAAACGCGTCTTCATCATGGACGACTGCGACGAACTGATGCCCGAGTACCTGCGTTTCGTCAAGGGTGTGGTGGACGCGGCCGACCTGTCGCTCAACGTCTCCCGCGAGATCCTGCAGCAGGACAGGCAGATCCGGGCGATCCGCCGCCGCCTGACCAAGAAGGTCATCTCCACGGTCTCCGACATCGCGGCCGCCCGGCCCGACGACTACGCCACCTTCTGGCAGAACTTCGGCCGCGTCTTCAAGGAAGGCCTGGTCAACGACCTCGACAACCGCGATGCCATCCTGAAGGCGTCCTCCTTCGAGTCCACCAACTCGGCCGACGGGTACACCACCCTCGCCGACTATGTGGGCCGGATGGTGTCGGGGCAGACGTCGATCTACTACATGACCGGCGAATCGCGTAAGCAGATCGAGAACTCGCCGCATCTGGAGGCGTTCCGCGCCAAGGGTATCGAGGTGTTGCTGCTGAGCGATCCGGTCGACGAGATGTGGTCGTCCTCGGGTGTGGAGTTCGAGGGCAAGAGCTTCGTGTCGATCGCCAAGGGGGCTGTCGACCTCGACGAGCTCGATGACGCCGACACGTCCGAATCCGAGGAGGAGAAGGCCAAGGACGCCGCCGAGTACGGCGACCTGCTGACCTGGCTGGGGCAGTCGCTGAGCGAGGACATTACCGAGGCCCGCATCTCCCACCGGTTGACCGAATCGGCGGCCTGCCTCGTCGGCGACACCTTCTCTATGTCGCCGCAGCTGGAAAAGCTGTACCGCGCATCCGGCCAGGACGTGCCCCGGTCCAAGCGGGCACTGGAGATCAACCCGGACCATCCGCTGGTCAAGGGACTCAACGACGCTTTCGGCAAGTCTTCCGACAAGTCGGAGCTGGAGCCGACCGCCCAGTTGATCTACGGCATGGCGGTGCTCGCCGAGGGCGGCGACCTGGCCGATCCGGCCGGATTCGCCAAACTGCTGGCCGCGACCCTGACCGCCGCGATCACCACCTAG